Part of the Spinacia oleracea cultivar Varoflay chromosome 5, BTI_SOV_V1, whole genome shotgun sequence genome, AAGCGACAAATTCACCAGCGCAGCTATGGCGTTTATCTGAACTTTCTCGTAGCTCGAGAAAAGCAGCGATCCTAGAGCAAGCAACAACCGCGGCGTACACACAGAAACCCGAGCTTCTTCGTCATTTCTCGTCGCTTTTCTCAGCGAAATAGCGCCCTGCTCCTGCTCGTACGGGTCACAGCTCTTGAATTTAGATATGAATTCCTCGTCGTCGGAaaaattagggttagggttcatCGCTTCGTCAGAAACTAGGGTATCCGATGAAGAGGTATGAAAGGGGGACCAACAAGAAGCAGGCCGAGTGGTGAACGGCAGCGGCGTAAGCGGACTAGCAGCCGCAATCACAGACTCTTCGGAGCTCGTCGACGTATCGAACCGGTTGGCCCGGTGAGTCAACTCGGTGACGGCGTGTGATAGGTCCGGGTCAGCCTTATCCTTTACCGAGTCAATGAGGAACCTCTCCGATGGCCGAATCaaaccattttctctctcctctttctcaaGCAACTCCTTCACAATCCTCTCGACGGCGACGTTCTCCTTTTCCTGAGGTAAAGCGACACCGTTTTTGGAGCACCAGGTGGGGATAGCAGTGCGGAGGGCCAAATTGGGGATTTTAGTGGAGAAATCAGGGCGGGTACCATCCGGGAAATCCGGCTTAAAGTTATGAACCTCACAAACCTCAGCACAGAGGCGGTCGACGGTGTGACCCGACCCTACAACAACCGGGTCAGTGAAAAGGGAGTTGCATATAGGGCAGATGTATTCCGGCGGCGGTGGCGGTGGAGACTGAGCTTTTGATGACGAACGTGAATGTGAGTTTCTGTAAAATGAGAAATTTAATTTGAGGAATTTCCCATTTCCCcccataattaattaatcaatttgATTTTGATATATTGATTCTTTAATTCAGGTTTTCATTGGTTggcagaggagagagagtggagGGAGGGCAGGGGAGGCCGGGAGGGGGGGTGAAGAGGATATTTGAAGAGAGTATATTAAGGAGGTTGAGAAGAGACTGAGTCGTTGCAGATGGAATTTTAGTACTCGTATTATCGTATAGTGATCGATGATTGACTAGCTTTGAGGGTGAGACAACAAGAGGATTACAAGAGAGAGGGTGTGGGAAGCAactacttaaaaaaaaataaaaaaaatctagacACTACTTTTTGAAAATGATGGTTAATGTGTTCATGTGGTCTAAATGTGGTTGTGGATCGGGCCAGCCCGAAACCCGACCTGACTCGGCATGAAAAAAAGGCCAGCCCGGCCTGAGCATGAATAAAGTCTGGCCCGGCACGAAGTCGTGTGCCGTGAGCcttaatttttttggaaaagcacgacaaggcacggcATGACTCCACCTGGCACGAGAAAGCACACtgaatttagtaaaattaaccTTAGGCACGACGGGCCGGCGCGAAAGCTTGTGGGCTCGGACCGGGCTTGGGCCTTATTTTGAACTTTTCGGCCCGACACGATAGAATGTGGACCTTCTGTGGGCCCGACCTGTTTAGGCCCACGGTCATCTTTAATGTGGTCCGGAATTAAAATTACACGCATAGTATCTCGAGTACTATTTAATTACACATACATTCATGTGTTCATTTGATGCGGAATTAATAATTACATATATAGTATATCGAGTACTATTTAGTTACACATATGGTGTAACAATTTAAGATTATTGAAATTTAGCATTTGAGATTGTATAATGtcaataatacaaaattcaatataaATGATAAACTTTCTGACTTCTGAGATGGTGCTAGTGTTATCAATGAATTGCATTCAAATCACCTTTATGTTGGAGACTCGGAGGAGTATTGTTTTTTAAGTTCTTTAATTCACCTATACATGTAATTCATAATGTTCCATAAAAAGTGTTATCTTTTTTAAGATAGGTAATGCATTTGTGGAAATGTGAAATGGGTTTAATTTGATGACGGATGAACAATGAAAAAtgacatacttcctccgtcttttaatactcgcaacgtttgttagtttcacgcatgccaatgcacaactttgatcatttatatcttaaattctctttatgcaaaaattattaaaagtttatattttgaaaatacgcattgagacgaatctaacaagatctcacatgactatgttatatcttatataaaaagcactaagaatagtcaaagtagattatatgaatagtggcaaaagtccaaacgttgcgagtattaaaagacggaggaagtattccGTTATTTTACTATCGTGTTAGAATCCTCTCTATTTCTTTTCGGATACAACAATCCTACTACTCCGTAATTTGTATGATTAGTAAGAGATACGGATTACTCCGCATTCCATACTACGGAGTACGTAAGAAAGATTAAGATAATGGAATAATCTGTTTTTTGTTTTCAGTTGGGAGCAAGATATTCAGTGAGATTTTtccattaacaaaaaaaaaaattggtggaCTTTGTATTAAAATAAAGAGTTTGATGAGAACTAGGCCTCGTGCTTTGGGTGATGTGGTGTTTTGGTGGAATAGATTAGTAATTGGTCCATTCTAATTTGTCTAGTGTTTATTGGTTGTGTATTGTATGCTTGAATTGGATGATAAATTTGACCATGGTGTGGTCAACAGTCAAGACTCAAGTGTATTAATTGGGTGGAGAGTCTGAGACTTCAAACagggtttaagggttgagtaCTTCTTAAGAGTTTCATTAAGACGGCTAATCATAACATTTTAGCATATTTAAATCATGATTATACATACCTAATAGGTTCATAGAGTTCTACTTGATATGTTAGTCAATATTCCCTCTGTTTCTTCAATTTGAGGCAGTTAGTCCCAAATTACATTTGATTTACTTATTCCCTCAACAATGCCCAACAACCTTTTAAATTTGACTTAACTTTCTTTTTTGTAGTATAGTGTTGGAAAGTTTAGTTTTAGACTATTGAACTTTTTCATTGACTTTTATATATACAAATAGGATAATTTTACAACGGCTACACTAATTTTGTAACTATTGTAATCTTTTGATCTGAATCGTTCATTCTTCGTTTTAAATCTCCACCCTCTATTTCATTGACTAAGGATTTtgtttttaaggaaaatacttaATTACTCTCTGTCTTCCTTTTCTTCCAGTGAAGGCCTGCTCAGTCTCTCTCATTTTTGTGGAAATAGGAGACTTAGATATGTCAGTAAGTACTACGTAATTAGTAGAACAAGATTGTGGCCATTTGATTAGCACTATGACTGGACCTCTGAAagattatttttttcatttattttacttCGTTTATATTGGATAACTTCCGATTCTATATACCATGAGTCCATGACTCAATGAATACTTGATGGATGTAGAAGGAAGAGTGGTTACTTCAACCTTAAAAATGAAAGTTCATTGTCACGAAATTTATAGTTGGGATTTTCTTCCACTGAATGACGCCATCACTAAATTTCACTAAGcagtttttttccttttttttctttttctttttgaaggGAAATTAATAACTGAATTCCATGAAATTTTTGGTCAAAGAATCTAACGGATAAGATTAAGTCTATACAATCAAGGGTCCTGATTTTTAACAATTACAATGGCTACCGATTTTATATAGCCATTGAAAAACTTTCCCTACAAATAATAGTAACTTACAAGTCGTGAATCAAAAATAATATTGTGTTTTTAGAGTGAATGTGATGTTTCTATAATTGTCCTCACATTATCCATAAGTttcatacttcgtattatatACGTACTTTCTTCAGTGTAACCTACTCTCTTTGCATAAATTTCAAGATTAGCCTCCTCTTTTTAACTTCATCAAATTTTTTTGTGACAGGAAAATGTAACGTACTTTCTTTACATAAATCTTCGTATCATTTCACCTCCAACTCTAATAAAACAAAATAGGATTGATTTTCTTACCTGCTAATCGCAATAATGTCTGTAATTATTGAACCctctaattaataaaatccagcATAAAAGTAAACATGGTCCAGTTCATTAAGAAAAGGGGTTTGGATTGACTGTGGGTAGGGACAAAAAGGTGGGAGAATCATGTGGATGGATTATGAATTTAAGATGGCCGATCTGCTCAGATATTCCAAAAGGTTTACTTCTTTATTCAGCTAcgaattttgtttaattttcaTCCTTCTTCTTCTTGTATTTTTCTTCCCATTTTATTCCTAGTTTTTGTAATATATACTTGTTCATCTAATGAGTTCAACGTGACATTGTTTTCTATTATGACTTCACTCCATATGTTATGTTGATGCTTAGAATTAATCCCTTTCTTgcttatatttataaaaaagagTGGAATCTTATttttaaaacacaaaattaaaattagggATATCATCAGTTCGGAAAGTTACATAGAATATGAATATTATAAAGTCTTGAAAGATAAAAGTTACTTACGGTAATTTATGGTAAGGAAATGATAACGATAGAAGTGTAGCGTACGGAGTACTAGAGTGTACAAATATGAGTAGATCTGTccaacgggtcggtcgggtcgggttgtacaaaaatattttcgggttctgttgaatcgggtcggtcacttttgggttcgggtttacaatgcttgttcaagacctagAACTTTCgagttcgggtcgacccaacgggttgagagattttaaaacgcacattatattttcattaatttgggTGATATATAAGGGTGTGTTCTATtgacctgattttcacttattttttctgaacttatcttatctgaacttatctgaactttttagaacttatcaaaacttattttagttatgaattgtacttggtcaacccttatttttcctgaacttatcttatcagaacttatctgaacttaactgaacttattttttctgaaaaaagtgaaaataaggtgaacagaacagggcctaagtaaGCAAATTATGggtacaaattaacaaattttcctacacaagtttatatttagacaaatttaatcataaaatggcgtataattcaaattaaaatcatattacacacaataatagtaaaaacgtgtttattatgcttaaactttctcataatctcatttattactataaatacaatgatttccAATCGGTCAGTTCCAAAACGGGATCGGTCgaattttgacccattacttttcggatTGCTCGGGTTCGCATAAAATTGGATTACGgttcacaaaatcttgttcaagaccaAGAATTTTCGGGTCaggtttttttactaatatctTACATTGAATACGTTTTAAGACCATTTACCCAAGAACACAATCTCATAAAATTGAATACTATGGATTATTccgcatgtaaatttcttggtcaAAGTCTTGACCGTTAGGGAAATCAACAAGTTGCTTTTTAAGTTACTTGAGTATTGTATAATTTAAGTTCCAATTTTCAACCTAAGAATTCAGCTGCatactttttaatttttattgctaCGACTAAATTATATGTCAGATCAACTTGAATATATGGTTTCTTTTGGTCCATATGTTATCCTGATTGGGCCACTACTCAGTCGGTCCAAAAATAAGCAGCTACGCCTAATTGAAATAGGTCCATTCATTCCGGGCTGTAGAAGATCCATACATGGCAGAACCACAGTGTGTATTCATActaattgaggttggcatgagtggttaagggcctcttgctccttaaccaaggtctcgggttcgagccttgggaatggaaaaaatctcaactgggagggatgctgcccatcgaggtacccatacaAACTCCCGCGGAAGATTAGTtcactcgccgaaggcggtgggaactcctcgtagtagaacccaaaaaaaaaaacagtgtgTATTCATCACTGAATGGGCATTTATTTCGGGTCGGTCAGCTTTTAACCCATGTGTTTACTAAAATAATCTCCGTTGTCCCAGACTCCCACTCACTAACTTTTCTTTTCGttatttcatttttctttgtgcaatcttttatttatttttaatgcaAGCATAGAACATTAGATTAAAAAGTTCAAAAGGTTACAAGAGAACGTTCAAGGAAATTTATCCTTCAAAATTACATTCACAACAAACATAGGAGGGTTGTTCAAAACACTTTAaattaacggttttttcatgaaatgcccctgaggttttaaaaaacgcaccaaataccctcgcctgtttcgattcacataatatacccctatttatccgTACTGTTCATGACATGCCCCTGTTAGCTAAcgccgttagtctgccgttagtggTGTTTTACTTATTTGcccttaattttggtttagcgcCATTGACTTCCTTCACTTTCACAgaaagaccaaaaaaaaaaaaaaccgttcacatttttctctttctctctcctctcccctgttcttcttcAAGCTCTAAtcctactcaaaccctagaaattctgggtagatcttcaatatttttgtgaattttgctGCGCACCTTAAAGGCGAGTTCGTGGGTTGTGATTTTGCTTCAATCGCGACAAAAAAGGGAGAAACTTGAGGCGATTTCCAGTTGAGTTAGTGTTGAAGAGGAAACGGAATTTAAAGTTGGTTAGTCTACTTCCAGGTAATAATCTCTTCTCCTCTGTTTAATTTTGCTGgtaaacttgtttttttttcacgaaatcgattagggttagggtttgtgaaattgtcagttttttttttaaaattgcgCAACTTTCTTGTTGGTTATTGGTCAATTGTGGTTGTTGGAATGAAAATTGATGttagtttcattattttttccCTTTAGGATGAGTGCTATTTGGTTGTTACTACGTTATGGGTCACATAGTTTTGATATTAGAGTGGGAGACATGGAAAAATATCGTTTGTTGAAGTTGTTTCTTGATATCTTTGAGGAATCAGTTAAGCAAGATGTTTTTTTGCCTAGTACCTTTAGCTTGTATGTTGAGGGTCCTTGTGGTAAGGTTGAATTGAATGATGATAAGACTTTAAGGCTTCTGTGGGGATGGAATTGGGGTAAAGACACTGCTGAAATTTGGGTTGAGGGAACAGATAAACCAGGATTGGTGTTTAGGAATGCTGTTGCAACAATTGAGAATCATAGAAAGGAAAAAGAGAGACAACTTAAGGAGAGACAAGAGGAACTGTTGAGGGCTCaaagagaggaggaagaggCAATGAGGAAACAACAGGAAAGGGAGGACATTTTGAGGGAAATACAGGAACAAATGGAGTACACTGTGGCTATGGAGGTCCCTGTTGTTGATTGTGAGGACATGAAGGTTGAGTATGTGAGAGTCATTAGCAAAGATGATGCTGATGAGGTGTTTCCAGGTTGCTCTCAACCAAAACAAACACAAGAATCCCCAAAGAAACAACCCACCCCACCCAAACACACAAATCATGTTGCTTCTAAGTCAAAAGGCAAGGATAAGCCTGCTTCTAAGAAACTAACCCCCAAAAGGAGGGCATCAGCTAAACAACCCACCCCACATAAACAACCCACCCCACCTAAACAACCCACCAAACAACCTacaccaccacccccaccaccCCCACCACAGAAAGAACCCACCCaaccaaaacaacaacaacacacaccacCACCAGAACATCCCACCTCtccaccacaacaacaacaacacacaccacCACCAGAACATCCCACCTCTCCACCACAACATCAcacccctccaccaccaccacaaaatCCCACTCCACCATAGAACAACCAAACTGATGAGCCTAACAATCAAGCACCACCTGATCAAGCTCAGCCAGTGAAAAAGAAGGGGGGCAGAGCTAGACCTGAGGGGTTTAGGGTTAACAAAGTCACTGCTAAGAAGGCTGGAACTTGGGTTTCCAAGGGAAAGGGAAAAGGGAGAAAGGGTACAGGAAGGTCTAAGACACCAGGGGTTTTTGCTGATGTTGGTGAGATATGTTCAGAAGAGGAGAGTGAGGATTCTGATTATGAGGAATCAGATTCTGAACAAGAGGATGTTCTGAATGATTGGATTGATtctgatgttgatgatgaggtGATTCCTGATGATATTCCTGATTTGGGGTTTGAGGATTGTCTAAATGGTTCCTCAAAGATGGATAAGGCCTATAAAAATGGCAAAATATGGACTGATCAACCATATGGGTCCATTCAGTTAGAACCCTGGTTGATCTTTCATGATAAGGCCACATTTCTTGAAGTGTTGAGAAGTTACTGCATACAGGAGGGGTTTGGGCTTAGTGTTGAGAGGGCTGATAATAGGAGGTACACAGCAGTGTGTGCAGTGGAGTCATGTGACTGGAGGATACATGCCAGTAGGTTGTTTGACAATGTTAGCTGGGCCATTAAGGTGATCAGTGGGTCCCACAGAACTTGTGGGAGGCTTGAGGAGAATCCAGTAGTGACCTCTGAGTGGTTGTGTAAGCATATGTTGGGGGAAATAGAGGCAAATCCAGAGATTCCAGTGGAGACATTGAGGAGGTATGCACAGGAGAAGTTTCAGTTGAGGGTGAAAAAGAGGCTATTGTACAAGGTCAGGAGTATGGCAAAGGGAAAGCTGCATGGTGGTTGGGCTGAAGCATATGAGCTGTTGCCTAGATATGCTGAGATGATTAAGAAAACAAACCCAGGGAGTCATGCACTTATAACATGGGGGGCCAGTAGTGGGGATGTGAACCCAAAATTCAGAGCTTGCTTCTTCTCATTTGCTGCACAAGTCAGGGGGTTTCTAAGGGGTTGTAGGCCCATAATTGGAATAGATGGGGCTCATTTAAGTGGTTTCTACAAGGGCATTCTACTGACAGCAGTTGGCATAGATGGGAATAATGAAATTTTTGTTCTTGCCTATGGGATAGTAGACACTGAGAGTTGTGACAGTTGGACCTACTTCATGAGATGTTTGAGGCAAATGTTTGAGCAGGAGGGTTGCAACAGAGATGATTGGACCTTCATCAGTGATAGGATGAAGGTATGTGTACTGATCTGATATTTACTCTTTTCTGATCTTTACTTTTTCTTATGTTTATGTTTCTATATTAATGAACCTGTTTTTGTTGTTTGCTGATGTGTAGGGTGTTGAGTTGGCAGTTAGAGAAACTTTTCCTAGAGCAACTAGGAGAGTTTGCTGCCAACACCTATACATGAATTGTAAGAACAATGGCTTCAGTGGATCTGCATTCCACAAGCTATTTTGGATAGCTGCTAATGCATACAATGAGTATGTGTTTGGTAAGGCCATGGAAAAGATCAGTGAGTACAATGCAAATGCCACTGCATACTTGAACAGCTGCATTGAGCAGTGGTCTAGGCATAAGTTTGACTCTACTGtttgttgtgatcacaacacaACAAACTTTGTGGAGTCATTCAATGCATGCACAAAGCCCTTCAGAGACATGCCTGTCTTCTCATTATTGGAAGGTATAACTCTTCTAAtcatattcatgcataatattacccctgaacttgttgtttgttgtttaatcatattcatgcataatatacccctGAACTTGTTGTTTGTTGGTTAATGTCTGGTGTACAGCAATCAGAAGTTGGTGTATGCAGAGGGTGGGGGCTAGATTTGACAAGGCAGTTGACATGGAGGAAGGTCAGCTCACTGCATATGCATTGAAAGAGTTAGAGGAGAGGACAGCTGAGTCCAGGTTATGTTATGCCACAGCATGTGGAGGGGGTGAATTTGAGGTTAGGGATGGACATGTCAACTTCCCAATTAGGCTTGCAACAAGAAGTTGTGCCTGTGGGAAGTGGCAGATCTGTGGAATCCCCTGCAAGCATGCACTGAGGGTCATATATGACCAAAGGATGAACCCCCATGATTTCATATCCCCATGGTTCAAGGCTGCTGCATACAAGCTAACCTATGCAGAACATATTCATCCTATGGCAGATCCATCTCAATGGCCTGACTTTGGCCTTCCTTCCATTCAGCCTCCAACCATCAAAAGACCATCTGGCAGACCtgctaagaagagaaagagaggggCAAATGAACCAAAGAAAGGGAAGAGGAACACAAATGTGAAATGTGGAAAGTGTAGAGAGTTTGGTCACAACTCAAGAACATGCAAGAGTGGAGGAACAAGTGCCACTGGACCAAGTACTTCAAAGAGTGGTGCAGCAGGAGCAAGTACATCAAATGGGGGACCAAACACAAGGAAGAGGTCAAAGGCAGCTGCATAGTCACCTCAGTTGGCTATATTTTGTGAATTGTAGTGCACAAAGCTAAACTAACTTAGTCAAATCAGTTTAGTCAGAATCAGTTTAGTTAGAATCAGTTTTTGGAAACAGTTGTGCAGAGATCATTTTTTGGAAACAGTGAAATGCTTAGAACACCTCTTTTTGTGCAGTTCAGTGGTGTTTGTCCACTTAAAGTTCAGTTTATGTAAAGCTTATTTGCTTGAACAAGTATT contains:
- the LOC110788108 gene encoding U-box domain-containing protein 38, which codes for MGGNGKFLKLNFSFYRNSHSRSSSKAQSPPPPPPEYICPICNSLFTDPVVVGSGHTVDRLCAEVCEVHNFKPDFPDGTRPDFSTKIPNLALRTAIPTWCSKNGVALPQEKENVAVERIVKELLEKEERENGLIRPSERFLIDSVKDKADPDLSHAVTELTHRANRFDTSTSSEESVIAAASPLTPLPFTTRPASCWSPFHTSSSDTLVSDEAMNPNPNFSDDEEFISKFKSCDPYEQEQGAISLRKATRNDEEARVSVCTPRLLLALGSLLFSSYEKVQINAIAALVNLSLEKSNKLKIVRSGIVPTVIQLLRGRLSEAQEHAAGLIFSLSLEEKNRTAIGVLGALPPLLNCLLRSDSERTRSDAALALYNLSLDHSNRVKLVKQFNAVPPLLAVLRQEKESIAGRVLLVLYQLAASTEGKAAMLDGNAVEHLVWMLRKGKGEFESESTRENCVAALYALSHGSMRFKALAKEARAVEVLKEVEENGSERAKEKARRILVVLKGRIESEDGLGEGIDWEAILEPDGGLSRTRNRVAVGPGFGKTTEF
- the LOC110801021 gene encoding uncharacterized protein, producing the protein MDKAYKNGKIWTDQPYGSIQLEPWLIFHDKATFLEVLRSYCIQEGFGLSVERADNRRYTAVCAVESCDWRIHASRLFDNVSWAIKVISGSHRTCGRLEENPVVTSEWLCKHMLGEIEANPEIPVETLRRYAQEKFQLRVKKRLLYKVRSMAKGKLHGGWAEAYELLPRYAEMIKKTNPGSHALITWGASSGDVNPKFRACFFSFAAQVRGFLRGCRPIIGIDGAHLSGFYKGILLTAVGIDGNNEIFVLAYGIVDTESCDSWTYFMRCLRQMFEQEGCNRDDWTFISDRMKGVELAVRETFPRATRRVCCQHLYMNCKNNGFSGSAFHKLFWIAANAYNEYVFGKAMEKISEYNANATAYLNSCIEQWSRHKFDSTVCCDHNTTNFVESFNACTKPFRDMPVFSLLEAIRSWCMQRVGARFDKAVDMEEGQLTAYALKELEERTAESRLCYATACGGGEFEVRDGHVNFPIRLATRSCACGKWQICGIPCKHALRVIYDQRMNPHDFISPWFKAAAYKLTYAEHIHPMADPSQWPDFGLPSIQPPTIKRPSGRPAKKRKRGANEPKKGKRNTNVKCGKCREFGHNSRTCKSGGTSATGPSTSKSGAAGASTSNGGPNTRKRSKAAA